A genomic region of Oryza glaberrima chromosome 1, OglaRS2, whole genome shotgun sequence contains the following coding sequences:
- the LOC127768476 gene encoding 60S ribosomal protein L23A-like — MAPKAAVKKADGKTQQALKVAKAVKSGSIKRKSKKIRTSVTFHRPKTLKKARDPKYPRVSAPGRNKLDQYQILKYPLTTESAMKKIEDNNTLVFIVDLKADKKKIKAAVKKMYDIQAKKVNTLIRPDGKKKAYVKLTPDYDALDVANKIGII, encoded by the exons ATGGCTCCCAAG GCCGCTGTAAAGAAGGCTGATGGAAAGACTCAACAAGCCTTGAAGGTTGCCAAGGCAGTGAAGTCTGGGTCAATCAAGAGAAAGTCAAAGAAGATCCGCACTTCGGTGACATTTCACAGACCAAAGACCCTGAAGAAGGCGAGAGACCCTAAGTACCCAAGAGTCAGTGCACCTGGCAGGAACAAGCTTGATCAGTACCAAATCCTCAAGTACCCCCTTACGACCGAATCTGCCATGAAGAAGATTGAAGACAACAACACCCTTGTCTTCATCGTCGACCTCAAGgcagacaagaagaagatcaaggcaGCTGTCAAGAAGATGTATGACATCCAGGCAAAGAAAGTTAACACTCTGATCAG ACCTGACGGCAAGAAGAAGGCTTACGTGAAGCTCACTCCAGACTATGATGCTCTTGATGTGGCCAACAAAATTGGCATCATTTAA
- the LOC127785171 gene encoding glyoxysomal fatty acid beta-oxidation multifunctional protein MFP-a-like, whose protein sequence is MAAAAAAKGRTEMEVGADGVAVITICNPPVNSLSIDVLLSLKENYAEALRRNDVKAIVVTGKGGKFSGGFDISSFGSVHGGKVEQPKVGYISIDIITDTLEAATKPSVAAIDGLALGGGLEVAMACHARISTPTAQLGLPELQLGVIPGFGGTQRLPRLVGLTKALEMMLLSKPIKGAEAHQLGLVDSLVSADDLVNTARRWALDICELKRPWIKSLYKTDKLEPLGEAREILKFARAQARRQAANLEHPLVCIDVIEEGIVSGPRAGLWKEANAFQGLLFADTCKNLVHVFFSQRATSKVPGATDLGLMPRKVTKVAILGGGLMGSGIATAMILSNYPVILKEVNEKFLNAGIDRIKANLQSRVRKGKMTEERYEKAMSLVTGVLDYERFKDVDLVIEAVIENVKLKQQIFSDLEKYCPSHCVLATNTSTIDLNLIGEKTRSKDCIVGAHFFSPAHVMPLLEIVRTQHTSPQVVVDLLDVGKKIKKTPIVVGNCTGFAVNRMFFPYTQSALLFVDLGMDVYKIDRACTKFGMPMGPFRLADLVGFGVAAATGMQYLENFPERVYKSMLIPLMMEDKRTGEASRKGFYKYEDKRKATPDPEIMKYIEKSRSMAGVTPDTELMKLSEKDIVEMVFFPVINEACRVLDEGIAVKASDLDIASIFGMGFPPYRGGIMFWADSIGAKYIHDKLEVWAKRYSNIFKPCSYLAERAANGVPLSAPAKQVKARL, encoded by the exons atggccgcggcggcggcggcgaaggggaggacgGAGATGGAGGTCGGGGCGGACGGCGTCGCCGTCATCACCATCTGCAACCCGCCCGTCAACTCGCTCTCCATCGATG TATTGCTAAGCTTAAAGGAAAACTATGCTGAAGCTCTTCGGAGGAATGATGTGAAAGCTATTGTTGTTACAG GGAAAGGAGGAAAATTTTCTGGAGGATTTGATATTAGTTCCTTTGGTAGTGTTCATGGTGGCAAAG TTGAACAGCCAAAGGTTGGTTACATATCAATAGATATTATCACTGATACCCTAGAAG CTGCAACAAAGCCATCAGTGGCTGCAATTGATGGTCTTGCTCTTGGTGGAGGATTGGAAGTTGCTATG GCATGCCATGCACGCATTTCAACTCCCACAGCTCAATTAGGACTTCCAGAACTTCAACTTGGAGTTATTCCAGGATTTGGAG gaacacAACGACTCCCGCGTCTTGTTGGATTGACAAAAGCACTTGAAATGATGCTG CTATCTAAGCCAATTAAGGGTGCAGAGGCACACCAATTGGGTCTTGTTGATTCCTTGGTTTCTGCTGATGATTTGGTTAATACTGCTCGTCGTTGGGCTTTGGATATCTGTGAATTAAAAAGGCCATGGATCAAAAGTCTTTATAAGACTGACAAACTAGAACCACTTGGTGAGGCTAGGGAGATTCTCAAGTTTGCAAGAGCTCAAGCTCGAAGGCAGGCTGCCAATCTTGAGCATCCGCTTGTTTGTATTGATGTCATTGAAGAAGGTATTGTTTCGGGACCCCGAGCTGGGCTCTGGAAG GAAGCAAATGCTTTCCAGGGTCTTCTTTTCGCGGATACATGTAAAAACTTAGTTCATGTATTCTTTTCTCAACGGGCAACATCAAAG GTTCCTGGTGCTACAGACTTGGGATTGATGCCTAGGAAAGTTACTAAAGTTGCCATTCTAGGTGGTGGACTTATGGGTTCAGGAATTGCAACTGCGATGATACTGAGTAATTATCCTGTTATACTCAAAGAAGTAAATGAGAAGTTTCTAAATGCTGGAATTGACAGAATTAAAG CCAATTTGCAGAGTCGTGTGAGGAAAGGGAAAATGACAGAGGAGAGATATGAGAAAGCCATGTCTCTTGTAACAGGTGTCCTCGATTATGAAAGGTTCAAAGACGTGGATTTAGTTATTGAG GCTGTTATTGAAAATGTGAAATTGAAACAGCAAATATTTTCTGACTTGGAGAAGTACTGTCCTTCCCATTGTGTCCTTGCTACTAATACATCTACAATTGATCTTAATCTAATTGGTGAGAAAACAAGGTCCAAAGACTGTATTGTTGGTGCACACTTCTTTAG CCCTGCACATGTCATGCCACTTCTGGAAATAGTCCGCACCCAGCACACCTCACCACAAGTTGTCGTTGATTTGCTTGATGTTGGGAAGAAAATCAAGAAGACACCAATAGTGGTTGGGAACTGTACCGGTTTCGCAGTCAACAGAATGTTCTTTCCTTACACTCAGTCAGCACTCCTGTTCGTTGATCTTGGTATGGATGTGTACAAGATCGATCGTGCATGTACCAAATTTGGAATGCCCATGGGTCCATTCAG ACTGGCAGACCTCGTTGGTTTTGGTGTTGCTGCGGCCACTGGTATGCAGTACCTTGAGAACTTCCCAGAGAGGGTCTACAAGTCAATGTTGATTCCTCTTATGATGGAGGACAAAAGGACAG GTGAGGCCTCTCGGAAGGGCTTTTACAAGTATGAGGACAAGAGGAAGGCAACTCCTGATCCCgaaattatgaaatatattgAAAAATCTAGGAGTATGGCTGGAGTAACACCAGACACTGAG TTGATGAAGCTAAGCGAGAAGGACATAGTTGAGATGGTCTTCTTCCCAGTCATAAATGAGGCTTGCCGTGTTCTTGATGAGGGAATTGCAGTCAAGGCTTCTGACCTCGACATTGCCTCAATCTTTGGCATGGGATTCCCACCGTATAG GGGAGGAATCATGTTCTGGGCAGATTCCATTGGCGCAAAGTACATCCATGACAAGTTGGAGGTGTGGGCGAAGCGGTATAGCAACATCTTCAAGCCTTGTTCCTACCTTGCAGAAAGAGCAGCAAATGGGGTTCCTCTG AGTGCACCAGCTAAGCAAGTCAAGGCCCGACTATAG